The DNA region CGCGCGGGTTCGTCGAGGCGATGGACGGCACCGTCACCGCCGAGGACACCCCGGGCGGCGGCCTCACCATGGTCGTCAGCCTGCCCGCGGTCGAACGGCCGCCCGAGCTGGCCGAACTGGCCGAACTGGCCGAGCCGAACGCGCGGCACGAGCCGCCCGGCGAGGACGGCGACCCGGTCTCCGAGCTGATCACGTGAGAGCCGACTGATCACGTGCGGCCGGGCGGCCCACGTCCCACCAACAGCCAAGACACCACAGTCCGTAAGATCCGACAGCCCGAAAGGCGGAGCCCGCACATGACCCGGGTCCTCGTCGTGGACGACGAACCGCAGATCGTCCGCGCACTGGTGATCAACCTCAAGGCCCGCAAGTACGAGGTGGACGCGGCCCATGACGGCGCGAGCGCCCTGGAACTGGCCGCAGCCCGGCATCCGGACGTCGTCGTGCTCGACCTGGGCCTGCCCGACATGGACGGCGTCGAGGTGATCCGCGGCCTGCGCGGCTGGACCCGGGTGCCGATCATCGTGCTGTCGGCCCGGCACGCCTCCGACGAGAAGGTCGAGGCACTGGACGCCGGCGCCGACGACTACGTGACCAAGCCCTTCGGGATGGACGAGCTGCTGGCCCGGATGCGGGCCGCCGTGCGCCGGGCCGAACCGGTGGCCGGGGAGGACGACTCGCTGGTCGTCACCGAGAGCTTCACCGTCGACCTCGCCGCCAAGAAGGTCAACCGGGACGGCACCGACGTACGCCTCACGCCCACCGAATGGCACCTGCTGGAGGTGCTGGTCCGCAACGCCGGACGGTTGGTCAGCCAGACCCAGCTGCTCCAGGAGGTGTGGGGCCCGGCCTACCGCACCGAGACCAACTACCTGCGGGTCTACCTCGCCCAGCTGCGCCGCAAGCTGGAGCGCGACCCCTCGCACCCGCGCCACTTCATCACCGAACCGGGCATGGGCTACCGCTTCGAGAGCTGATCGCGGCGGCCGCCGGCGGCTGCGACGCCTGCCGCCGGCGACCCGGAAACCGGTACCCTGCCGACATGAGTGGTGACATCAGCAGTGGCCAGCCGCAGGGGCGGTTCCGCCGCATGCTCAGCCGGCTGACCTCCTCGGCCGAGGAACTGAACGCCGAGGACCTGCGCCAGGAGAGCGCCGCCGAGTCGGGCTGCACGCCGATCGCCGGTTGCTCGGACCGCCAGCTGGTCACCGTCGCGGGCACACTGCGCACGGTGACGCTCCGCCCGCGGGCCGGGGTGCCGGCCCTGGAGGCCGAGCTCTTCGACGGCACCGAGGCGCTGGAGGTCGTCTGGCTGGGTCGCCGCTCGATCGCGGGCATAGAGCCGGGCCGCCGACTCGTCGCCAGCGGCCGGATCAGCCACGCACGCGGGCGCCGCGTGCTGTTCAACCCCCGGTATGAGCTGCGTCCGGTCGGACACGGGAGCGAATGAGCGTGAGCAACCACCCCGGCGGCGACGCCGCCGCCCGGATCGACCTGGACGCCGCCGACGCGGCCGCCCGGCAGGCCGCCGCCGAGGAGGCGGCGGACGGCCTGGCGCGGTCGATCGAAGGCACCGCGCCGGCCGCCGACCGGCCGCTGGACCCGGCGGCCGCCGAGGCCGCCCGGCAGGCCGCCTCCAAGGAGGCCGCCGACACCGTCCTGCAGGCCTTCGGCGGCGTGCGCGGCATGATCGACATGACGCTGCCCGGCCTGGTCTTCATCCTCACCTACAACATCACCCACCAGGTCAGCGCCGCCGCCTGGGCCGCGCTGGGCCTGAGCGCCCTGTTCGTGGTGGCCCGGCTGGCCCGGCGGGAGACCATCCAGCACGCCTTCAGCGGCGTGTTCGGCGTCGCCCTCGGCGCCTGGATCGCGATGAAGAGCGGCAAGGCCGAGGACTTCTACCTGCCCGGCCTGCTCTGGAGCGTCGGCTACTGCGCCGCCCTGGCGGTCTCCGCCCTGGTGCGCTGGCCGATGATCGGGGTGATGCTCGGCCCGATCACCGGCGAGATGTTCACCTGGCGCAAGGAGAACCCCGGCCGCCTCGCCGCCTACACCAGGGCGACCTGGGCCTGGGTGGTGATCATGGGCCTCAAGCCGGTGATCCTCTTCCCGCTGTACTTCACCCACAACGTCAACCTGCTCGGCTGGCTGAAGGTCGCCCTCGGCATCCCGCCGCTGCTGCTGGCGATGTACGTCACCTGGCAGATCCTGCTGAAGGCGCCGCCGCCGATCAAGGCGCAGCTGGACGACGACGAGGAGGAGCCGGCCAAGTAGCCGCTCCCGCCGGTACGGCCGAGGGCCCGCACCCCCACGACGGGGATGCGGGCCCTCGGCCGTCGCGTCCGCGTGGCCCTACTGGGCGCCGGAGGTGGCCGACAGCAGCTGCTCCAGCTCCTCCTCGCGCTCCTGCGCGGCGACGAAGAGCAGCTCGTCGCCGCCCTCCAGGGTGTCGTCCTTGCCCGGCACCAGCACCCGGCCCTCGCGGATGATGCTCACCAGCGCGGTGTCCTGCGGCCAGGAGACGCCGCCGACCCGGGTACCGACCAGCTCGGCCTCCTCGGCCAGGGTCAGCTCGACCAGGTTGGCGTTGCCCTGGCTGAAGCGCATCAGGCGGACCAGGTCGCCGACGCTGACCGCCTCCTCGACCAGCGCGGACATCAGGCGCGGGGTGGACACGGCCACGTCCACGCCCCAGGACTCGTTGAAGAGCCACTCGTTCTTCGGGTTGTTCACCCGGGCGACCACCCGTGGCACCGCGTACTCGGTCTTGGCGAGCAGCGAGACGACCAGGTTGACCTTGTCGTCACCGGTCGCGGCGATCACCACGTGGCAGCGCTGCAGCGCCGCCTCGTCCAGCGAGGTGATCTCGCAGGCGTCGGCCAGCAGCCACTCCGCCATGGGCACCCGCTCCACCGAGATGGCGTTGGGGTTCTTGTCGATCAGCAGGACCTCGTGACCGTTCTCCAGCAGCTCGCCCGCGATCGAGCGGCCCACGGCACCGGCCCCGGCAATGGCGACCCGCATCAGTGACCCTCCTCCTTCGGCCCCTGCGCGAACGCGGCCTCGACCGCCGTCAGGTCGGCCCGGCGCAGCATCACGTGCACCAGGTCACCCTCCTGCACCACCATCTGCGGCGAGGGCAGCACGCCCTCACCGAGCCGGGTGACGAACGACACCCGGGCGCCGGAGGCCTCCTCCAGACGACCGATCCGCTGGCCCACCCAGCCCGGGTGGTACGCGACCTCGGCCAGCTGCACGGTGCCGCTCGGGTCCTGCCACAGCGGCTCGGCGCCGCTCGGCAGCAGCCGGCGCAGCATCTGGTCGGCCGTCCAGCGGACCGTCGCCACGGTCGGGATGCCCAGGCGCTGGTACACCTCGGCACGGCGCGGGTCGTAGATCCGGGCCGCGACGTTCTCCACGCCGAAGTTCTCCCGGGCGACCCGGGCGGCGATGATGTTGGAATTGTCACCGCTGGAGACGGCGGCGAAGGCACCGGCCTCCTCGATGCCCGCCTCGCGCAGGGTGTCCTGGTCGAAGCCGACGCCGGTCACCCGGCGCCCGTTGAACCCGGCACCCAGCCGGCGGAAGGCCGTCGGGTCCTGGTCGACCACGGCCACCGAGTGGCCCTGTTTCTCCAGCGTTCTCGCGAGGGCCGAGCCCACGCGGCCGCAGCCCATGATGACGATGTGCACCGGCGCTACCTCACCCGTCCCGTAGGGTTCTTGACCTGCGCAAACACCGTTCATCTCCGTTTCCCGCCCGGCTTTCCGGGACGAGGGTCCTCGTGGGGGTGTCGGCTGGACACCGCTCGACAACCACAGTGTTGCCCGCCGACTCGTATCCGACACGCTAGCCGGTCCACCGAACGCAGTCGCGACGAAGGGGGGATGAACGGCGCAAGCCCGGCGGGGAAACCCCTACGATTCCTTAACGTGCCTATGCCGACTGACCTTCCGAAACGCATCCTGATCGGGCGCGCCCTTCGCAGCGACAAGCTCGGGGAGACCCTCCTCCCCAAGCGGATCGCGCTGCCCGTCTTCGCCTCGGACGCGCTCTCCTCGGTTGCGTACGCCCCCGAGGAGATCCTGCTCACGCTCTCCGTCGCGGGGGCCTCGGCGATCCACTTCTCCTGGCAGATCGGCCTCGTGGTGGCGATCGTGATGCTCGCCGTCGTCGCCTCCTACCGGCAGAACGTGCACGCCTACCCCAGCGGGGGCGGCGACTACGAGGTGGCGACCGTCAACCACGGTCCGGCCGCCGGTCTGGTGGTCGCCGCGGCCCTGATGGTCGACTACGTGCTGACCGTCGCCGTGTCCACCACCTCGGGCGTCGCCAACGTGGTCTCCGCCGTCCCCGCGCTGCGCGGCCACGAAACGATCGTGTCGGTGGTCGTGGTCGTGCTGTTGATGGGCATGAACCTGCGCGGGGTGCGCGAGTCCGGCAGCGCCTTCGCGGTGCCCACCTACGCCTTCATGATCGGCGTGATCGGGATGGTCGGCTACGGCTTCCTGCGGCACTTCGTGCTCGGCCAGGACATGCCCGCCGAGAGCTCCGGCTTCCACCTCGAGGCCACCCCGGGCAACGGATCGCTGGCCGGGTTCGCGATGGTGTTCCTGCTGCTGAAGTCCTTCTCCTCCGGCTGCGCCGCGCTCACCGGTGTGGAGGCGATCTCCAACGGCGTGCCCGCTTTCCGCAAGCCGAAGAGCAAGAACGCGGCCACCACGCTGCTGATGATGGCGACCGTCGCCGTGGTGATGTTCATGGGCATCATCTGGCTGGCCCGGCTGACCGGCGTGCAGATGGCCGAGAACCCGGCCGAGCAGCTGGTCGGCGCCGGCTCCGGCTACCACCAGAAGACCGCGCTGGCGCAGATCAGCGAGGCCGTGTTCAGCAACTTCACGCCCGGCTTCTACTTCGTCGCCGCCGTCACCGGCCTGATCCTGGTGCTGGCCGCCAACACCGCCTTCAACGGCTTCCCGGTGCTCGGCTCGATCCTCGCCCAGGACCGCTACCTGCCGCGCCAGCTGCACACCCGCGGCGACCGGCTGGCCTTCTCCAACGGCATCATCCTGCTGGCGATCGCCGCGATCCTGCTGATCATCTCCTTCGACGCGGACCCGAACCGCCTGATCCAGCTCTACATCGTCGGTGTCTTCGTCTCCTTCAACATGAGCCAGTCCGGCATGATCCGGCACTGGACCAGGCTGCTGCGCACCGAGACCGACCCGGCCGAGCGGCGCCACATGCAGCGCAGCCGGGCGATCAACGGCTTCGGCCTGGTGATGACCATGGCGGTGCTGATCGTCGTCCTGGTCACCAAGATCGGCCACGCCTGGATCGCGATCGCCGCGATGGTCGTGCTGTTCGTGATGATGAAGGGCATCCGCCGGCACTACGACCGGGTCTCCGAGGAGCTCACCGCCGCCGAGGAGCCGGACGACGTGGTGCTGCCGACCCAGGTGCACGGCATCGTGCTGGTCTCCAAGCTGCACAAGCCGGCGCTGCGCGCCCTCGCGTACGCCAGGCTGGCCCGCGCCCACACCCTGGAGGCGATCACCGTCAACGTCGACCCGGAGGACACGGCGGCGCTGCGGGGGGAGTGGGACGAGCGGGGCATCGAGGTGCCGCTCAAGGTGCTGGACTCGCCGTACCGCGAGATCACCGGGCCGGTGCTGGACTACGTGAAGAACCTGCGGCGCAGCAGCCCGCGCGACGTGGTCTCGGTGTACATCCCCGAGTACGTGGTCGGCCACTGGTACGAGCACCTGCTGCACAACCAGAGCGCGCTGCGGCTCAAGGGGCGGCTGCTGTTCAAGCCCGGGGTGATGGTCACCTCGGTGCCCTGGCAGCTGGAGTCCTCGGAGCGGCGCAAGCCGCAGAAGGCCTGGTCGGCGCCGGGGTCCGTCCGCCGTGGTGAGCCTCGGGCGCCGAAGGCCGTAAAGTCGAAGGATTCCGTCAGTACCGGTGCGACCGGCACCGGTGCCACCGACCGCAGCAAGGATTCCTCCCAGTGACGCGCAACACTCCGCCCCGTTCCTCGGGCTCCTCCGGCGCCTCCGGCAAGGGCAAGGGCGCCCGTCGGGGCGGCGGCTCCCAGCCCGGGCAGGTGGCCCGGCCGCGCTGGGGCCGGCCGAACCGGCCGGAGGCCACCGACCGTGACGGACTGACGGCGCGCACGGCGCCGGTCGTGCCGGGGGAGAACCCGGTGGAGAAGCCCGTGCGGGCCTCGCAGGACTCTCGGGCGGGGAAGCCGGCTCGGGACGTTCGGGACGGGAAGCCGGCTCGGGACGGGAAGGGCGCTGCGGGCGGCGCCGGCCGGAAGGCGCCGCGCAAGCAGGCGGTGCGGCCGCCGAAGGCGCTGCGCGCTCCGGCGGCGCGGACGCCCCGGCCGGAGTCGCCGTCCGGGGAGCCGCTGGTCGGCGAGCGCTACGAGGTCGAGGTCGGCCCGGTCGCGCACGGTGGCGGGCACTGCGTGGCCCGGCACGAGGGGCGGGTGCTGTTCGTCCGGCACGCGCTGCCCGGCGAGAAGGTGGTCGCGCTGGTGACCGAGGGCACCACCACCTCGCGGTTCCTGCGCGCGGACGCGGTGGAGGTACTGGAGCCCGCCAAGGAGCGGATCGAGGCGCCGTGCCCGTTCGCCGGTCCCGGCAAGTGCGGTGGCTGCGACTGGCAGCACGTGACCCCGGGCGGGCAGCGCAAGCTCAAGGCGGCGGTGCTGACCGAGCAGCTGGCGAAGCTGGCCGGGCTGACCCCGGCCGAGGCGGGCTGGGACGGCAGCGTCGAGCCGGTCGGCGGCAAGCTGCCCGCCGGGCAGGTGCCGGCCTGGCGCACCCGGGTGCAGTACGCGGTGGACGCGGAGACCGGCAAGGTCGGCCTGCGCAAGCACCGCTCGCACGACGTGCAGCTGGTGGACCGCTGCCTGATCGCCGCCGAGGGCGTCACCGAGCTGGGCATCGAGGCCCGGGACTGGCCGGGCGTGGCGAGCGTCGAGGTGATCGCCGCGAGCGGCTCCTCGGACCGCCAGGTGGTGCTGACCCCGCGTGACGGCGCCCAGCTGCCGCTGGTCGAGCTGGACAAGCCGGTGTCGATCGCCCGGGTGGACGACCAGGGCGACGTGCACAAGGTGCACGGGCGCAGCTTCGTGCGCGAGCGGGCGGCCGGGCGGACCTGGCGGGTCAGCAACGGCGGCTTCTGGCAGATCCACCCGGAGGCGCCGGACACCCTGGTCGACGCGGTGCTGGACGGCCTGGACCCGCAGTGGGGCGAGAACGCGCTCGACCTGTACTGCGGGGTCGGCCTGTTCGCCGGCGCGCTGGCCGACCGGGTCGGCGAGGACGGCGCGGTGCTCGGCATCGAGTCCGCCAAGCAGGCCGTGGTCGACGCCCGGCACAACCTGGCCGCGCTGGACAACGTGCGGATCGAGTGCGACCGGGTCGAGACGCTGCTGCCGCGCACCGGCATCACCGCCACCGACCTGATCGTGCTGGACCCGCCGCGCTCGGGCGCCGGGCGCGAGACCGTCGCGCATCTGGTCGGCCTGGAGGCGCGCCGGATCGCGTACGTGGCCTGCGACCCGGCGGCGCTCGCCCGGGACCTGAAGTTCTTCCGCGAGGGCGGCTACCGGCCGGTCTCGCTGCGGGCCTTCGACCTGTTCCCGATGACCCACCACTTCGAGTGCGTGGCGATCCTGGAGCCGGCCGGGGAGTGATTCCCCCCGCATTGGGCGGCAGACGCCGAGGAGGCGGCACCCCGTGGTGTACGGGGGCCGCCTCCTCGGCGTTCGCGGGCGCGCTTACTCGTTGTGCTCCTCTTCGTCGGGGCTGTGCGGCAGGTCGATGCCGTGCTGGGCGGCGAGCCTGAGGAGTGAGGCGACCCGGCCCTCGTACGCCTGGACGCCGTCGGCGTCCCCTGCTGCCCGGGCCGCCGCGAGGTCCTGTCGGGCCTGGGCGAGCTGCTCGCGCAGCTCCTGGTCGAACATGGCTGTCATTGCCGGCCTCCACAAAAAACCGGTCGGTGCCGCTCGGGGAACGCTCAGAAGAGTTCAGAGTCCCGGATGGTCTAGGACTCTTCAAGTCAGGCTCGGTCAGGTTCAGGGTAGGTCCGGTCGGATCCCGGCGCGGGGTCCGTCGGGTGCGGAGTCGGTCAGGTGCGGGGTCCCTCAGGTGCGGGGCAGGGTGGCGAGCGCGTTGCGCAGGGTCTTGTTCAGACGGGGGCCCACCCGCTTCTCGACCAGGTGGTGCACCAGCCAGGCGAGCACCAGCGCGGACGCCGTCATCGAGGCGACGAGCACGCCCGGGGAGACCCGGTTCCGGTAGTGGATGATCACGGTCCAGCCGATCTCGCAGTGCAGCAGGTAGATCGGGTAGGTCAGCGCGCCGAGGCTGGTGAACCAGCGGAAGTCGAGGCGGTTGAACCAGCCGAGCGCGAGCCCGGCCATGATCAGGAAGAAGACGGCGACCGCGAAGTGCGTCGGCCACTCCGCCAGGTGGCGGCGGATGTCGTGCTCGACGATCCGGTGCCGCTCGATGACGTTGTGCTCGGCGAGGACGAACGAGAACCCGATGATGCCCCACAGGAACACGTTCGGCTTGTACTTGTACATCAGGTAGAACGCGATGCCGGCGACGAAGAACGGCGAGGCGTTGGGTATCAGCACGTACTGCAGCGGCTTGGCGTCGGCGGCCAGGGAGAGGATGCCGGCGGTCGTCCAGATGACGCAGAACGCCATCACCCGGCGGTAGGTGGTGCCCATCCAGACGACGATCGCGAACAGCAGGTAGAAGCGGAGCTCGACCCAAAGCGTCCAGTAGACGCTGTCGACGTAGGTGACGCCCATCGGCTCCTGGAGCATCGTGAGGTTGACCAGGCGGTCCCACTTGGTCGGGCTGCTGGTCGCGCCGCCCAGGTACAGGGTGACGGCCGACGTGATGATCACACCGCACCAGTACGCCGGGTAGAGCCGCACCACGCGGGAGGTGAAGTACTGGGCGACGCTCCGGCCCCAGCTGCTCATGCAGATCACGAAGCCGCTGATCATGAAGAAGAGCTGGACGCCGAGCCAGCCGTACGACGTGATCCGCACGTACTCGCGCGGCAGGACGTCCGCGGGCGACTTGTCCCACAGGAACCACATCGCCGAGAGGTGGAAACAGACCACCAGGATCGCGGCGACGAACCGGAAACCGTCCAGGGCTGGCAGCCGATTGGGCTTGGCCGCGGCTTGGGGCGTCGGCGATGCCATCGGGCTCGGTCGCGGGGCGACAGCGGTGGTGCTGTCCGGTACGGGGGCGATAGAGGTCACGGTACAGGGTATTCATCGCCGTTCCGCGCCTCCGTCGGCGGGGTACCGGGGTTGGCGGGGGCTTCGGCGAGGGGTTGGGCGGGCCGGTTCGGCGAGTCGGTTCGGTGAGGGGTTCGGTGAGGGGTTCGGTGAGGGGTTCGGTGAGGGGTTCGGTGACGGGCAGGTTGCGTGGGGGCGTGCGGGAGGTGTGCGGGCGGTGTTCGCGCGCCCTTGTTGTGCTAGCGCTTCGGCGCTAGCTTGAACGGCATGGGCAAGAAGCAGCTGAACGTCCGAGTGGACGCCACGACCGCGGAGATGGCCCGGGAACGGGCGGAGCAGCAGGGGATCAGCATGAACCAGTACATCGAACGCCTGGTCCAGCAGGACATGGGTGAGTCGGGGCGGGCCTTCATCGACGCCGCCGCGCAGTTCATGAAGGAGTACGAGACGGCGTTCCTCGCCGAGTTCGGGGAGTCGGGCGAGCTCCAGGACGTGCGCCGTTGAAGCTGGAGGTCGACCTCTCGTGGCTGCTCATGACCGCGGAGCAGTACACGCCCGGTGACCCGCAGGTCACCGACTACGGCTCACTGCTCGCGGCCGTCACCCGGCACCAGGCCGAGATCTTCGACATCTCCGTCTACCCCGAACCGCAGGACCGCGCGGCCGCGCTGATGCACCAGCTGATCCGGGTGCCGGCCCTGGAGAAGACCAACGAACTCTTCGCGACCGCCGTCGCCTACGCCTACCTCGTCGCCAGCGGCTGCACCGTCGCCACCACCGCCCGCGAGGTGCGCAGCCTCTCCCGGGCCATCCGGGAAGGGCGGCTGGGGGTGTCCGGGGTCGCCGAGCGGCTGGCGGCCTGGGTGGTCGACGAGGCGGAGGGGGAGGGCGTCAGCGGGGCGGAGGACGAGGACGACGACTGAGCGCCGTCCTCGTCCTGTCCTTGTCTCGCTCTGGGAGGGCCGGCGCGGACCGGGTCTAGCTTTCGGAGCCCTGCTCGGCGTCCGGGGAGGCGGGCTCGGCGATGAGGGCCGTCGCGAACGGGCGGAAGCCGGCCCGGCGGTAGATCCGGGCGACGTCCTCGTCGGAGGCGGACAGGAACACCGTCCCCACGCCGTCGGCGCGGGCGTGCGCCACCAGGGCCGAGGTGACCGCCAGACCCAGCCCGCGCCGCCGGGCGGAGGGGAGCGTCCCGACCCCGACCACCTCGGTGACCGGGCCCACCGGGTTGTGCTGGCCGGCGCACAGCACCTCGGCGCCCTCCAGCGCGGCGGCCAGCACCGTGACGCCGTCGGTGATCCGCTGCGCGATCCGCGCCACCCCGCCGTCGGCCGTCAATGTCGCCGCGCTCGCCGCCAGTTCGACCGCTCCCGCGGCGCCGGTGGCGGTGCCCGGGTTGCCGAAGGCCACGTGCGGAACGGCGACCGCGTCGGCCAGCTCGGGGGCGTCCGCGGCCAGCACCCGTACCTGCACCCGCTCCGGGACGGCCGGCGCCGGGGCCGCCTCGTCCTGCGGGCCGAGCACCAGCAGCGGGTGCTCGTGCACGGTCAGCCCCGCCGCCTCCACCGCCGCGCGCAGTTCGGGGTTCCGCTCGGCGACCCACTCGAAGGCCTCCGGCACGCCCAGCTCCCGCTGCCGCTCCAGCACCCGCCGGACGTCCTCGGCGGTGGCGGCCGGGCCGTCGTGGCCGGGCGTCGGGCGGGCGTAGTAGTGCCAGCCGGTGCTGCCCTTGCGGACGAACAGGGTCAGCGGGCCGAAGTCCTCG from Kitasatospora cathayae includes:
- a CDS encoding response regulator, with the translated sequence MTRVLVVDDEPQIVRALVINLKARKYEVDAAHDGASALELAAARHPDVVVLDLGLPDMDGVEVIRGLRGWTRVPIIVLSARHASDEKVEALDAGADDYVTKPFGMDELLARMRAAVRRAEPVAGEDDSLVVTESFTVDLAAKKVNRDGTDVRLTPTEWHLLEVLVRNAGRLVSQTQLLQEVWGPAYRTETNYLRVYLAQLRRKLERDPSHPRHFITEPGMGYRFES
- a CDS encoding OB-fold nucleic acid binding domain-containing protein, which produces MSGDISSGQPQGRFRRMLSRLTSSAEELNAEDLRQESAAESGCTPIAGCSDRQLVTVAGTLRTVTLRPRAGVPALEAELFDGTEALEVVWLGRRSIAGIEPGRRLVASGRISHARGRRVLFNPRYELRPVGHGSE
- a CDS encoding DUF3159 domain-containing protein, which translates into the protein MSNHPGGDAAARIDLDAADAAARQAAAEEAADGLARSIEGTAPAADRPLDPAAAEAARQAASKEAADTVLQAFGGVRGMIDMTLPGLVFILTYNITHQVSAAAWAALGLSALFVVARLARRETIQHAFSGVFGVALGAWIAMKSGKAEDFYLPGLLWSVGYCAALAVSALVRWPMIGVMLGPITGEMFTWRKENPGRLAAYTRATWAWVVIMGLKPVILFPLYFTHNVNLLGWLKVALGIPPLLLAMYVTWQILLKAPPPIKAQLDDDEEEPAK
- a CDS encoding potassium channel family protein, producing MRVAIAGAGAVGRSIAGELLENGHEVLLIDKNPNAISVERVPMAEWLLADACEITSLDEAALQRCHVVIAATGDDKVNLVVSLLAKTEYAVPRVVARVNNPKNEWLFNESWGVDVAVSTPRLMSALVEEAVSVGDLVRLMRFSQGNANLVELTLAEEAELVGTRVGGVSWPQDTALVSIIREGRVLVPGKDDTLEGGDELLFVAAQEREEELEQLLSATSGAQ
- a CDS encoding potassium channel family protein, translating into MHIVIMGCGRVGSALARTLEKQGHSVAVVDQDPTAFRRLGAGFNGRRVTGVGFDQDTLREAGIEEAGAFAAVSSGDNSNIIAARVARENFGVENVAARIYDPRRAEVYQRLGIPTVATVRWTADQMLRRLLPSGAEPLWQDPSGTVQLAEVAYHPGWVGQRIGRLEEASGARVSFVTRLGEGVLPSPQMVVQEGDLVHVMLRRADLTAVEAAFAQGPKEEGH
- a CDS encoding APC family permease; the protein is MPTDLPKRILIGRALRSDKLGETLLPKRIALPVFASDALSSVAYAPEEILLTLSVAGASAIHFSWQIGLVVAIVMLAVVASYRQNVHAYPSGGGDYEVATVNHGPAAGLVVAAALMVDYVLTVAVSTTSGVANVVSAVPALRGHETIVSVVVVVLLMGMNLRGVRESGSAFAVPTYAFMIGVIGMVGYGFLRHFVLGQDMPAESSGFHLEATPGNGSLAGFAMVFLLLKSFSSGCAALTGVEAISNGVPAFRKPKSKNAATTLLMMATVAVVMFMGIIWLARLTGVQMAENPAEQLVGAGSGYHQKTALAQISEAVFSNFTPGFYFVAAVTGLILVLAANTAFNGFPVLGSILAQDRYLPRQLHTRGDRLAFSNGIILLAIAAILLIISFDADPNRLIQLYIVGVFVSFNMSQSGMIRHWTRLLRTETDPAERRHMQRSRAINGFGLVMTMAVLIVVLVTKIGHAWIAIAAMVVLFVMMKGIRRHYDRVSEELTAAEEPDDVVLPTQVHGIVLVSKLHKPALRALAYARLARAHTLEAITVNVDPEDTAALRGEWDERGIEVPLKVLDSPYREITGPVLDYVKNLRRSSPRDVVSVYIPEYVVGHWYEHLLHNQSALRLKGRLLFKPGVMVTSVPWQLESSERRKPQKAWSAPGSVRRGEPRAPKAVKSKDSVSTGATGTGATDRSKDSSQ
- a CDS encoding class I SAM-dependent RNA methyltransferase, coding for MRAPAARTPRPESPSGEPLVGERYEVEVGPVAHGGGHCVARHEGRVLFVRHALPGEKVVALVTEGTTTSRFLRADAVEVLEPAKERIEAPCPFAGPGKCGGCDWQHVTPGGQRKLKAAVLTEQLAKLAGLTPAEAGWDGSVEPVGGKLPAGQVPAWRTRVQYAVDAETGKVGLRKHRSHDVQLVDRCLIAAEGVTELGIEARDWPGVASVEVIAASGSSDRQVVLTPRDGAQLPLVELDKPVSIARVDDQGDVHKVHGRSFVRERAAGRTWRVSNGGFWQIHPEAPDTLVDAVLDGLDPQWGENALDLYCGVGLFAGALADRVGEDGAVLGIESAKQAVVDARHNLAALDNVRIECDRVETLLPRTGITATDLIVLDPPRSGAGRETVAHLVGLEARRIAYVACDPAALARDLKFFREGGYRPVSLRAFDLFPMTHHFECVAILEPAGE
- a CDS encoding acyltransferase family protein — protein: MTSIAPVPDSTTAVAPRPSPMASPTPQAAAKPNRLPALDGFRFVAAILVVCFHLSAMWFLWDKSPADVLPREYVRITSYGWLGVQLFFMISGFVICMSSWGRSVAQYFTSRVVRLYPAYWCGVIITSAVTLYLGGATSSPTKWDRLVNLTMLQEPMGVTYVDSVYWTLWVELRFYLLFAIVVWMGTTYRRVMAFCVIWTTAGILSLAADAKPLQYVLIPNASPFFVAGIAFYLMYKYKPNVFLWGIIGFSFVLAEHNVIERHRIVEHDIRRHLAEWPTHFAVAVFFLIMAGLALGWFNRLDFRWFTSLGALTYPIYLLHCEIGWTVIIHYRNRVSPGVLVASMTASALVLAWLVHHLVEKRVGPRLNKTLRNALATLPRT
- a CDS encoding toxin-antitoxin system HicB family antitoxin, which encodes MGKKQLNVRVDATTAEMARERAEQQGISMNQYIERLVQQDMGESGRAFIDAAAQFMKEYETAFLAEFGESGELQDVRR
- a CDS encoding fic family toxin-antitoxin system, toxin component, giving the protein MKLEVDLSWLLMTAEQYTPGDPQVTDYGSLLAAVTRHQAEIFDISVYPEPQDRAAALMHQLIRVPALEKTNELFATAVAYAYLVASGCTVATTAREVRSLSRAIREGRLGVSGVAERLAAWVVDEAEGEGVSGAEDEDDD
- a CDS encoding GNAT family N-acetyltransferase, whose amino-acid sequence is MTSADHAPDPALLDDIERYYDAVPRSAATAEDFGPLTLFVRKGSTGWHYYARPTPGHDGPAATAEDVRRVLERQRELGVPEAFEWVAERNPELRAAVEAAGLTVHEHPLLVLGPQDEAAPAPAVPERVQVRVLAADAPELADAVAVPHVAFGNPGTATGAAGAVELAASAATLTADGGVARIAQRITDGVTVLAAALEGAEVLCAGQHNPVGPVTEVVGVGTLPSARRRGLGLAVTSALVAHARADGVGTVFLSASDEDVARIYRRAGFRPFATALIAEPASPDAEQGSES